Proteins co-encoded in one Populus trichocarpa isolate Nisqually-1 chromosome 10, P.trichocarpa_v4.1, whole genome shotgun sequence genomic window:
- the LOC7475387 gene encoding chromatin structure-remodeling complex protein SYD isoform X27 has translation MASSQSSQNVELEAAKFLHKLIQDSKDEPAKLATKLYVILQHMKSSGKEHSMPYQVISRAMETVINQHGLDIEALRSSRLPLTGGTQMGDSSTAQYGGSSQAVGVGKDSKAGLAENEISKVDPSASSRPPAGPSSAGHDYYQGSGTQRSSQSFDHESPSSLETRSANSQSQERGANQKDGKKAVAKRKRGDSSLHLEMHVENPQQLDPRNTIVNPRKGKMNKVDSPGSYAVRGGENTSFNKVPSSGQLEVSSSYVSAGQQQGGSLSSAHESLTSRCMWNQNKAGLPLERSQVPRFSSNAVSGNATAEIPLQQSAISSLGSSAFSKVHGGMPATSYPAGPMGEPGFAGLVQYGGSEHQKHGLAKGAVASSAEKTSEGFFSANRVDDFPTSLSTGKILENDGGSSNMFAESNKIIQGGRQSSNSELTMIRSTPPRDVGKSPVSQGSVSPGMPFNEQQLRQLRAQCLVFLAFRNVLPPKKLHLDIALGNVVPKDGGTLDGPRKELTDHKGKAQSSNEPTNIPELLMPCGRLNNAKEFDKVLPGLGGRFLDENCASKEADKLKMMEDKSGLPSDPSMLADERKYLYSTRKLDAEIQRQEAVESQAVFTTAMQQPDSARGGLPLSNPVDSMGNAFLQVGKTDHASSATFINKQAIPEAVSWTRIGSQSLPSGSIQLGLVPDRKDNAPSQFHILGNSNASEQDDDDKSAASTDSPPSPKYTMLEKWIMDQQRKKLLTEQGWVLKQQKTKQRIATCFDKLKETVSSSEDISAKTKIVIELKKLQLLELQRRLRSNFLNDFFKPITNDMDRLKSYKKHKHGRRIKQLERYEQKMKEERQKRIRERQKEFFAEIEVHKERLEDVFKIKRERWKGFNKYVKEFHKRKERTHREKIDRIQREKINLLKINDVEGYLRMVQDAKSDRVKQLLKETEKYLQKLGSKLQEAKSMASRFENDMDESRHAAVVEKNETSVENEDESDQAKHYMESNEKYYLMAHSVKESIAEQPTCLLGGKLREYQMNGLRWLVSLYNNHLNGILADEMGLGKTVQVISLICYLMETKNDRGPFLVVVPSSVLPGWETEINFWAPGIHKIVYSGPPEERRRLFKEKIVHQKFNVLLTTYEYLMNKHDRPKLSKIHWRYIIIDEGHRIKNASCKLNADLRHYQSSHRLLLTGTPLQNNLEELWALLNFLLPNIFNSAEDFSQWFNKPFESNGDNSADEALLSEEENLLIINRLHQVLRPFVLRRLKHKVENQLPEKIERLVRCEASAYQKLLMKRVEENLGSIGNSKARTVHNSVMELRNICNHPYLSQLHADEVDTLIPKHFLPPIIRLCGKLEMLDRLLPKLKATDHRVLFFSTMTRLLDVMEEYLTWKQYRYLRLDGHTSGGDRGSLIDRFNQQDSPYFIFLLSIRAGGVGVNLQAADTVIIFDTDWNPQVDLQAQARAHRIGQKRDVLVLRFETVQTVEEQVRASAEHKLGVANQSITAGFFDNNTSAEDRREYLESLLRECKKEEAAPVLDDDALNDLLARSESEIDVFESVDKQRRHQEMATWKSLLSGQGMDALEPLPPLPSRLVTDDDLKALYEAMKLYDMPKAGAESNAGAKRKGQHVGGLDAKHYGRGKRAREVRSYEEQWTEEEFEKMCQAESPDSPKVKEETGERNLPKEASGSLLAIGCTEPQAPPQLPPLPPPVEPLLLQQSKEVTPPSKRGRGRPRRATSDKSPAAMVLSVPPETGKVDVELQKGIESGSSKTSPLDSSPVPNLEGNSGATPHLGSRIAPSAQPTTPVSVALSSQITTAPLSVPLQSRGRGRKVQGAVQTPRRRGKNQVAVSPTTSSSAVPDPNINDQSQNVSVNPSVIAMGGTVSSAPMPQHPTNFPAAAAAAVEGISAATHHSGPGTALDSQPNPPNPSISPTIQSIVPSSSVPMQVKGQNRKTQSGTETTRRKGKKEVPVSPSVPDASDSQLSKSNPTLSQDKSGESGSKAIFMVSNQQNDALDRDVNQEQVSQEVGQDKKATELLDDVAQHRQPASTLTTHDGITRSMACAGSSGQIHGVDMHDVASVTKEVSAVNSSSKAKVLEVSGSESGVILSTPQLSKRFAEVVQNQSSEDNPSPVVYPATESLLHSATVEGVCKTVHQLAPKITSSSQPISSYPSVTPVFQSNTPEAMQVKRQGHKAPTRGEAPRRRGKKQGSISPAVDATIGQDPIVNPQMQMQNKSRDSLGSKVISLRSAQGNELKELKNVVQEAHIPSGLVGQDPKRKEASGILAVGRIQTADVTDVARVMKEIFSETCSSKNKIGDSSTVEVRSAPVSSKMSVEVAKNQSSEGKALSAVSILEATLPVMGSSNDDSKQPGSGDGVKMEGDHTPALGKAPTSEINPSMLEIKTSHGPVEKMRELIRASTENPVMGSNMEVNHSVLDAGDRDNITSQRPAPEGLLGDGGDPPMVTLSVSDVTEHPRSDSGYRTQASKASPKFSPHVSLGNRTISIKPDYTDYFSLGTVTPVADHSDSRNILSVADSVSRSSNKPSVKESLDSSLEIRDDEAKTHIQSGVDITKVEGEEVCKMQIDPAVSEASSLKYLSSSNKIEPNSSAAGASHRKDAFSQFGGIVLQNISPLRGNTYGPCENDLVGSSVAVEEPHKTEAGNKAEYSQVGAFVPKDLSENMVLPSSPLAREEEKDSRPFEQGLAGSSIEPETSKGFEAQMASKMDVSNANVIIPEIRPEHMVLPQSFLEAEENINGILENDAACCLVVPEGAKGSEVENDDQMGAQKVSDSVQEIVDPLPSSLVIEEDQVEGSSEKGALCFSVIVQNSGGSEAEAGKQLDASHAETLVRENVSENMVSPRSSLVSEAPVVEGSSEQDIFGFSVVLETSKGSATNNEVQVNPSQVDGVVPETKTGIWMQESEIARSSEKHQDDSSVAKQSKPSAIEEGSQMIVSEVGGIVHETSLENSCVPSVSETKAENANCLYEKSSHCVLLALEEAKQSETESSNQLAVSDFPMTGPENSLENICQSSCSLTMEADKIEGSSKKSSCDISVAMEESKKFEKENDESHVGSKECEESQVVGTSFEHTQVGSIGPEETSGNTDKSSYSSEMQEGKIEGSSQNIPEESNRSEAETDDQTQYGGMALANMSENIEGSYSSGMQEDKIKGSSLNVPEESNRLEAETDDQTQFGGMTLAKMSEKIEGSSLNVPEESNRLEAETDDRTQFGGMALAKMSEKIEGSSLNVPEESNRSEAETDNQTQFGGMALAKMLEKIEGSSLNVQEESNRSEAETNDQAQCGGMALANMPEKIEDLSSSGMQEDKIKGSSLNVPEESKRQEAETVTDDETQCDGMAPANMLPSSSLLEEKTDVLSEKDPAE, from the exons ATTTTGCAACACATGAAATCAAGCGGGAAGGAACATTCCATGCCGTATCAAGTAATATCAAG GGCCATGGAGACTGTCATCAATCAGCATGGTCTTGATATTGAAGCTTTGAGGTCATCACGCCTTCCTTTGACCGGTGGAACTCAAATGGGGGATTCTTCGACTGCACAATATGGAG GATCTTCACAGGCAGTTGGAGTTGGGAAAGACTCTAAAGCTGGATTGGCTGAAAATGAGATATCCAAAGTTGATCCTTCTGCTTCCAGTAGGCCCCCTGCTGGCCCAAGTAGTGCAGGCCATGATTATTATCAAGGATCTGGAACTCAAAGGAGCAGCCAGTCATTTGATCATGAAAGTCCTTCTAGTTTGGAAACTAGGTCTGCCAATTCACAATCCCAAGAAAGAGGAGCGAATCAGAAGGATGGTAAAAAGGCTGTTGCTAAGAGGAAGAGGGGTGATTCATCTTTACACTTGGAAATGCATGTTGAGAATCCCCAACAACTTGATCCTCGCAATACCATAGTTAATCCAAGGAAGGGGAAAATGAACAAGGTTGACTCACCAGGGAGTTATGCAGTTAGAGGTGGTGAAAATACCAGCTTTAATAAGGTTCCTAGTAGTGGTCAGCTGGAAGTTTCATCTTCTTATGTGTCTGCAGGACAACAGCAAGGGGGTTCTCTTTCATCTGCACATGAAAGTCTCACTTCCAGGTGTATGTGGAATCAAAATAAAGCAGGGTTACCCCTTGAAAGATCTCAAGTTCCAAGGTTCTCTTCGAATGCTGTTTCTGGTAATGCAACAGCAGAAATTCCATTGCAGCAGTCAGCAATTTCATCTCTTGGATCAA GTGCTTTTAGCAAGGTTCATGGAGGGATGCCTGCCACTTCATATCCAGCAGGGCCCATGGGGGAGCCAGGGTTTGCAGGTCTAGTGCAATATGGTGGTTCTGAACATCAGAAACATGGATTGGCAAAGGGTGCTGTAGCTAGTTCTGCTGAGAAAACCTCAGAAGGATTTTTTTCTGCTAACCGTGTGGATGACTTTCCCACTTCACTTTCAACTGGAAAGATTTTAGAAAATGATGGAGGAAGTTCAAACATGTTTGCAGAGTCAAATAAAATTATCCAG GGTGGCAGGCAATCTAGTAATTCAGAATTGACAATGATTAGATCAACACCTCCTAGAGATGTTGGAAAATCTCCTGTTTCCCAGGGTTCTGTCTCTCCTGGCATGCCTTTCAATGAACAACAGCTGAGACAGCTCAGAGCTCAGTGCCTTGTCTTTTTAGCATTCAG AAATGTTTTGCCGCCAAAGAAACTTCATCTGGATATAGCACTTGGAAATGTTGTTCCTAAAGATG GTGGCACTTTGGATGGTCCTCGCAAAGAGCTGACTGATCATAAAGGAAAGGCACAATCTTCTAATGAGCCAACCAATATTCCTGAACTTTTAATGCCATGTGGAAGGCTGAATAATGCAAAGGAATTTGATAAAGTGCTTCCCGGTTTGGGGGGAAGATTCTTGGATGAAAACTGTGCATCCAAAGAAGCTGATAAACTTAAAATGATGGAGGACAAAAGTGGTCTACCTTCTGACCCCTCGATGCTTGCAGATGAAAGGAAATATCTGTACTCCACAAGGAAACTGGATGCTGAAATACAAAGGCAGGAAGCAGTGGAATCGCAGGCAGTTTTCACCACTGCAATGCAGCAGCCTGATTCAGCAAGGGGTGGTTTACCCTTGAGTAACCCTGTGGACAGCATGGGGAATGCCTTTCTTCAAGTTGGAAAAACTGACCATGCTTCTTCTGCAACATTCATAAATAAGCAGGCAATCCCTGAGGCAGTTAGCTGGACTAGAATTGGCAGTCAATCCCTACCATCCGGCTCCATTCAGCTCGGATTGGTTCCAGACAGAAAAGATAATGCTCCTAGTCAGTTTCACATTCTTGGCAATAGTAATGCTTCAG AacaagatgatgatgataagtCAGCCGCTTCTACTGATTCACCACCTTCTCCAAAGTACACCATGTTAGAGAAATGGATTATGGATCAGCAGAGGAAGAAACTTTTAACCGAGCAAGGTTGGGTTCTAAAACagcagaaaacaaaacaaagaattgCCACTTGTTTTGACAAGTTAAAG GAAACTGTTAGCTCGTCTGAAGACATATCTGCAAAAACCAAAATTgtaatagaattgaaaaagcttCAGCTCTTGGAGCTTCAACGCCGTCTAAGGAG TAATtttctcaatgatttttttaagccCATCACAAATGACATGGATCGTTTGAAATCATATAAGAAACATAAGCATGGCAGGAGGATCAAACAACTTGAAAGGTATGAGCAGAAAATGAAGGAAGAACGACAAAAGAGGATACGTGAGAGGCAGAAGGAGTTCTTTGCTGAGATAGAAGTTCACAA GGAAAGACTGGAAGATGTGTTTAAGATTAAGAGAGAACGCtggaaaggtttcaataaataTGTCAAAGAGTTCCATAAAAGGAAGGAGCGTACCCATCGGGAGAAGATTGACAGAATCCAGCGTGAGaagattaatttattgaaaatcaatGATGTTGAGGGGTATCTGCGAATGGTGCAG GATGCAAAATCAGACCGTGTTAAGCAACTGCTGAAAGAGACGGAGAAGTATCTTCAAAAGCTGGGATCCAAGCTACAGGAAGCTAAGTCTATGGCAAGCCGATTTGAGAATGATATGGATGAGTCACGGCATGCTGCTGTTGTTGAGAAGAATGAAACTTCTGTTGAGAATGAAGATGAAAGTGACCAGGCCAAG CATTACATGGAAAGCAATGAGAAGTACTATTTGATGGCTCATAG TGTAAAAGAAAGCATTGCAGAACAGCCAACATGTCTCCTGGGCGGAAAATTAAGGGA GTATCAGATGAATGGACTAAGGTGGTTGGTTTCACTATACAACAATCATTTGAATGGCATTCTTGCTGATGAAATGGGTCTTGGGAAAACTGTTCAg GTTATTTCTCTAATTTGCTACCTGAtggaaacaaaaaatgataGAGGGCCTTTCTTGGTGGTTGTACCTTCTTCAGTTTTACCTGGCTGGGAGACTGAAATCAATTTCTGGGCACCTGGAATCCACAAAATTGTCTATTCTGGGCCTCCGGAGGAGAGGCGCAGGCTATTTAA gGAAAAGATTGTGCATCAAAAATTCAATGTCCTTCTGACAACGTATGAATATCTGATGAACAAACACGATAGACCGAAACTGAGCAAGATACATTGGCgatatataataattgatgaaGGCCATCGCATAAAGAATGCTTCTTGCAAATTGAATGCTGACTTGAGGCATTATCAGAGTTCTCACAGGTTGTTATTAACTGGAACACCACTACAG AACAATCTTGAGGAATTGTGGGCACTACTCAACTTTTTGCTACCTAACATATTTAACTCAGCAGAGGATTTTTCTCAGTGGTTCAACAAACCATTTGAGAGTAATGGTGATAATTCAGCCGATGAA GCCTTACTTTCCGAGGAGGAAAATTTGTTGATCATAAACCGTCTCCACCAAGTTCTTCGACCATTTGTACTTCGGAGACTGAAACACAAG GTTGAGAATCAACTGCCTGAGAAGATTGAGAGACTTGTTCGGTGTGAGGCTTCTGCATATCAGAAGCTTCTTATGAAGAGAGTAGAAGAGAATCTTGGTTCAATTGGAAATTCAAAG GCTCGAACAGTGCACAACTCAGTTATGGAGCTTCGTAACATATGCAATCATCCATACCTTAGCCAGCTTCATGCGGATGAG GTTGATACTTTGATACCTAAGCATTTTCTGCCACCAATTATTAGACTTTGTGGAAAGCTTGAGATGCTAGATCGTTTGCTACCCAAATTGAAAGCAACAGACCATCGG gttcttttcttttccacaaTGACCAGGCTGCTTGATGTTATGGAGGAGTATCTCACTTGGAAACAGTATCGATACCTTCGCTTGGATGGTCATACCTCTGGAGGTGACCGTGGTTCACTCATTGACCGTTTTAACCAACAAGATTctccatattttattttcttgctcag CATTCGGGCTGGTGGTGTTGGAGTGAACCTTCAAGCTGCTGATACTGTGATCATATTTGATACTGATTGGAATCCTCAG GTTGATCTTCAAGCTCAAGCAAGGGCTCATAGGATTGGCCAGAAGAGGGATGTGCTTGTTCTTCGATTTGAAACA GTCCAAACTGTTGAAGAACAAGTCAGAGCTTCTGCTGAGCATAAACTGGGAGTTGCTAATCAGAGCATTACTGCTGGTTTCTTTGACAATAATACAAG TGCAGAAGATCGAAGGGAATACTTGGAGTCCCTTCTGCGTGAATGCAAGAAAGAGGAGGCTGCCCCTGTTTTAGATGATGATGCTCTAAATGATCTCTTAGCTCGCAG TGAATCAGAGATTGATGTATTTGAATCAGTTGACAAACAAAGGCGGCATCAAGAGATG GCAACATGGAAGAGTTTGTTATCGGGTCAAGGGATGGATGCTTTGGAACCTCTACCACCTTTGCCTTCACGCCTTGTAACAGATGATGACTTGAAAGCACTCTATGAAGCAATGAAGTTGTATGATATGCCAAAGGCTGGGGCAGAATCCAATGCAGGGGCGAAGCGTAAGGGGCAGCATGTTGGGGGCCTTGATGCTAAACATTATGGAAGGGGCAAACGAGCTAGAGAG GTACGCTCTTATGAAGAGCAATGGACAGAAGAGGAATTTGAGAAGATGTGTCAGGCTGAATCTCCAGACTCTCCTAAGGTGAAAGAAGAAACAGGAGAGAGGAACTTGCCAAAAGAGGCTAGTGGGTCTTTATTGGCTATTGGTTGCACAGAACCTCAAGCTCCACCACAACTGCCACCGCTGCCACCTCCTGTGGAGCCTCTCCTGCTGCAGCAGAGCAAAGAGGTAACTCCTCCATCAAAACGGGGGCGTGGAAGGCCGAGAAGAGCAACTTCAGATAAATCTCCAGCTGCGATGGTACTCTCAGTACCTCCTGAAACTGGCAAAGTGGATGTGGAGTTACAGAAGGGAATAGAGTCTGGCTCCTCAAAAACATCTCCTCTTGATTCTTCTCCTGTTCCTAATTTAGAAGGTAATAGTGGAGCCACACCTCATTTAGGATCAAGGATTGCTCCCAGTGCTCAGCCAACCACTCCAGTTTCTGTTGCACTTAGCTCACAAATCACTACTGCTCCCCTTTCTGTGCCATTGCAATCAAGAGGTCGAGGACGGAAGGTTCAAGGTGCAGTTCAAACACCACGGCGCAGAGGAAAGAATCAAGTGGCTGTTTCACCCACCACTTCAAGTTCTGCTGTTCCTGATCCAAATATAAATGATCAATCACAGAATGTATCTGTCAATCCATCAGTAATTGCCATGGGTGGAACTGTTTCTAGTGCTCCCATGCCACAACATCCTACTAATtttcctgctgctgctgctgctgctgtagaGGGTATTAGTGCAGCCACTCATCATTCTGGGCCTGGGACTGCTTTGGATTCTCAACCAAACCCTCCCAACCCTTCTATCTCCCCTACCATTCAATCCATAGTTCCTAGTTCTTCAGTTCCTATGCAAGTCAAAGGGCAAAACCGAAAGACTCAAAGTGGCACTGAAACAACTCGACgcaaaggaaagaaagaggTGCCAGTATCACCTTCTGTTCCAGATGCTTCAGACAGTCAGCTTTCAAAATCCAATCCAACGTTGTCACAGGATAAATCTGGGGAATCAGGAAGTAAAGCTATTTTCATGGTTAGTAACCAACAGAATGATGCTCTGGACAGAGATGTTAACCAGGAGCAAGTGTCCCAAGAAGTTGGCCAGGATAAAAAAGCAACTGAGCTTTTGGATGATGTAGCCCAGCATAGGCAACCAGCCAGCACTCTTACAACGCATGATGGTATTACCAGATCTATGG CTTGTGCAGGATCTTCTGGACAAATACATGGTGTTGATATGCATGATGTAGCTTCTGTGACAAAGGAGGTTTCAGCAGTGAATAGCTCTTCAAAAGCTAAAGTACTTGAAGTTTCTGGGAGTGAAAGTGGAGTTATCCTGTCTACACCTCAATTAAGTAAGCGCTTTGCAGAGGTGGTCCAGAATCAAAGCTCAGAGGATAACCCTTCCCCAGTGGTTTATCCTGCAACTGAGTCATTACTCCATTCTGCCACTGTAGAAGGTGTTTGCAAAACTGTGCATCAGCTTGCTCCAAAGATTACTTCCAGCTCTCAGCCAATTTCATCTTATCCTTCTGTTACTCCAGTATTTCAATCTAACACTCCTGAAGCCATGCAAGTTAAAAGGCAAGGTCATAAAGCTCCTACCAGAGGGGAAGCACCTAGACGAAGAGGTAAGAAACAGGGTTCAATTTCACCTGCTGTGGATGCTACAATTGGTCAGGATCCCATTGTAAATCCTCAAATGCAAATGCAAAATAAGTCCAGAGATTCATTAGGGAGCAAGGTCATATCCTTGAGGAGTGCTCAAGGAAATGAACTCAAGGAGTTGAAGAATGTTGTTCAG GAAGCACATATTCCCAGTGGTTTAGTTGGTCAagatccaaaaagaaaagaagctagTGGGATTCTGGCTGTTGGCCGAATTCAGACTGCTGACGTAACTGATGTTGCTCGTGTGATGAAGGAGATTTTTTCTGAGACTTgctcttcaaaaaataaaattggtgaCTCTTCTACAGTTGAAGTTAGAAGTGCCCCTGTTTCAAGTAAGATGTCTGTGGAGGTGGCAAAAAACCAAAGCTCAGAGGGTAAAGCACTATCCGCTGTGTCAATTTTAGAAGCTACACTTCCAGTCATGGGGAGTTCAAATGATGATTCTAAACAGCCTGGGTCTGGAGATGGTGTCAAGATGGAAGGGGATCATACTCCTGCTTTGGGTAAGGCTCCTACTTCTGAAATCAATCCCTCTATGCTTGAAATCAAGACCAGTCATGGCCCTGTTGAAAAAATGAGAGAGTTGATACGGGCTTCCACTGAAAACCCAGTCATGGGAAGTAATATGGAAGTCAATCATTCAGTTCTTGATGCTGGTGACAGGGACAATATTACTTCTCAGAGACCTGCTCCTGAAGGTCTTcttggtgatggtggtgatcCTCCCATGGTTACCCTATCTGTTTCAGATGTAACAGAACACCCTAGGAGTGACTCTGGATACAGAACGCAGGCTTCAAAAGCATCTCCTAAGTTTTCTCCACATGTTAGCCTTGGCAATCGTACAATTTCCATTAAACCTGATTATACTGATTATTTTTCCTTAGGGACTGTTACTCCTGTTGCAGATCATTCAGATTCAAGAAATATCCTAAGTGTAGCTGATAGTGTATCTAGAAGCAGTAATAAGCCTTCTGTGAAAGAGTCCCTAGATTCTTCTCTTGAAATCAGAGATGATGAAGCTAAAACTCATATTCAATCGGGGGTTGATATAACCAAGGTTGAGGGTGAGGAGGTCTGCAAAATGCAAATTGATCCTGCTGTATcagag GCCTCTTCTCTTAAATATCTGTCTTCTTCCAACAAGATAGAGCCAAACAGTTCTGCAGCTGGAGCCAGTCATCGAAAGGATGCTTTTTCTCAGTTTGGTGGGATTGTGCTGCAAAATATTTCTCCACTCAGAGGAAATACCTATGGCCCATGTGAGAATGATCTTGTTGGAAGCTCAGTAGCAGTGGAGGAACCACACAAAACTGAAGCAGGTAACAAAGCAGAATATTCTCAGGTTGGTGCGTTTGTGCCAAAAGATTTGTCAGAAAACATGGTTCTACCCTCGTCCCCACTGGCAAGGGAGGAAGAAAAGGACAGTAGACCATTTGAGCAGGGTTTAGCTGGCAGCTCAATAGAACCAGAAACATCAAAGGGGTTTGAGGCTCAAATGGCCAGTAAAATGGATGTATCTAATGCTAATGTTATCATTCCAGAAATTAGACCAGAACACATGGTTCTACCCCAATCTTTCTTGGAAGCAGAAGAAAACATCAATGGCATTTTGGAGAATGATGCGGCTTGCTGTTTGGTGGTGCCAGAGGGAGCAAAGGGATCTGAAGTTGAAAATGATGATCAGATGGGCGCGCAGAAGGTGTCTGATAGTGTACAAGAAATTGTGGATCCCTTACCATCTTCTCTTGTAATAGAGGAAGATCAGGTTGAGGGCTCATCCGAGAAGGGTGCGCTTTGTTTCTCTGTAATAGTTCAAAATTCAGGAGGGTCAGAAGCTGAAGCAGGCAAGCAACTAGATGCATCTCATGCTGAGACTTTGGTACGAGAAAATGTATCAGAGAACATGGTTTCGCCAAGATCTTCTTTGGTATCAGAGGCACCAGTGGTTGAGGGCTCTTCTGAGCAGGATATATTTGGCTTCTCAGTAGTACTAGAGACATCTAAAGGGTCTGCTACTAATAATGAGGTTCAAGTAAATCCATCTCAGGTAGATGGAGTTGTGCCTGAAACTAAAACGGGCATATGGATGCAGGAATCTGAGATTGCAAGATCATCTGAGAAGCACCAAGATGACAGCTCAGTAGCCAAGCAATCAAAACCATCTGCAATTGAAGAGGGCAGTCAAATGATAGTATCTGAGGTTGGTGGAATTGTGCATGAAACTTCTTTGGAAAACAGTTGTGTGCCATCTGTCTCAGAAACAAAGGCAGAAAACGCTAATTGCTTATATGAGAAAAGTTCTCATTGCGTCTTGCTTGCTCTAGAGGAAGCAAAACAGTCTGAAACTGAAAGTAGCAACCAACTGGCTGTATCTGATTTTCCTATGACCGGGCCTGAAAATTCTTTGGAGAACATATGCCAGTCTTCATGTTCTCTAACAATGGAGGCGGATAAGATTGAGGGCTCGTCTAAGAAGAGTTCTTGTGACATCTCAGTAGCAATGGAGGAAtcaaaaaagtttgaaaaagaaaacgatgAATCTCATGTTGGTAGCAAGGAATGTGAAGAAAGTCAAGTTGTTGGTACCAGTTTCGAACACACACAGGTTGGTAGCATTGGACCAGAAGAAACATCTGGAAACACAGACAAATCCTCATATTCCTCAGAAATGCAGGAAGGTAAGATTGAGGGCTCATCTCAGAATATCCCAGAGGAATCAAATAGGTCGGAAGCTGAAACAGATGATCAAACTCAGTATGGTGGGATGGCTCTAGCCAACATGTCAGAAAATATCGAGGGCTCTTATTCCTCAGGGATGCAGGAAGACAAGATTAAGGGCTCTTCTTTGAATGTACCAGAGGAATCAAATAGGTTGGAAGCTGAAACAGATGATCAAACTCAATTTGGTGGGATGACTCTAGCTAAGATGTCAGAAAAGATTGAGGGCTCATCTCTGAATGTCCCAGAGGAATCAAATAG GTTGGAAGCTGAAACAGATGATCGAACTCAATTTGGTGGGATGGCTCTAGCTAAGATGTCAGAAAAGATTGAGGGCTCATCTCTGAATGTCCCAGAGGAATCAAATAG GTCAGAAGCTGAAACAgataatcaaactcaatttggtGGGATGGCTCTAGCTAAGATGTTAGAAAAGATTGAGGGCTCATCTCTGAATGTCCAAGAGGAATCAAATAGGTCGGAAGCTGAAACAAATGACCAAGCTCAATGTGGTGGGATGGCTCTAGCGAACATGCCAGAAAAGATAGAGGACTTGTCTTCCTCAGGGATGCAGGAAGACAAGATTAAAGGCTCTTCTCTAAATGTCCCAGAGGAATCAAAAAGGCAGGAAGCTGAAACTGTAACTGATGATGAAACTCAGTGTGATGGGATGGCTCCAGCGAACATGTTGCCTTCATCTTCTCTCTTGGAGGAAAAGACTGACGTCTTATCAGAGAAAGATCCAGCTGAATAA